The genomic segment AATGCCTGCCTTGAAGTCGACCGCGCGGGTCGAAGCTCCGGCGCGCGCCGAGGCCGCGCGCGTCCAGGCAGGCCTCGTCGTCACCTCTGAGGACGGCGTGCCGCTGGCCACGGACGTCTACCGCCCGCGCGCGGCCCCTCGACCGGTGGTGATCCTGCGGACCTACCTCGGCAAGGCCCAGCACCGGGCGGAGGCCCTGGGCTGGGTCGAGCACGGCTTTGGCTGCATCGTGCAAGATGTGCGAGGGCGGTACGATTCGGGCGGCACGTGGCGCCCCTACGCCCACGAACGTCGGGACGGGTGTACGACCGTCGAATGGGTGAGCCGGCAGCCCTGGTGCGACGGCAGAGTCGTCTTGACCGGCGGCTCGTACGGTGCCTTCACCGCCTGGGCCGCGGCGGTGAGCGGGCATCCGGCAATCCGCGCGGTAATCGCTTCGGTCCCGGCGATGCGACCGGTGGATTTCTCTCCCGGGCCGGACGGCGGCGTTCTGCCTCTGCTCGGCCACGTCTCGTGGTGGCTCACCCATGGTGACGCGCGGTGTGCTCGAGATGGGCTGGCGGCGGCGATGCTCGAGGCCGAGCCAGATCTCTTGCGACATCTCCCCGTGGCGGATCTTCCAACGCAGCTGTGGGCTCCCCTGCCCGGCTGGCTGTCCGCGGCCACCGCCGATCCCACAGCTCCACCCCTGTTCGGCGACGCCGAGCTCGCGGCGCTCGCCGTGCCGTCACTCCACGTCGGCGGCTGGCACGATCCATACTGCGGCGAGACGCTCCATCAATGGGCGACGGTCGGCAAGGCGCACGAGCCTCGGCCGCCCCGCGGGCTGGTGATCGGGCCGTGGACGCATCAGCCGCGGGGGCACTTACCGAGCCGGTACGGCGAGCGCGACTACGGGTCCGCATCGCGTTTCCCCCTCGGCCGCTTCCAGGCCGCGTGGCTGCACCACGTGCTCGACGGCGAG from the Acidobacteriota bacterium genome contains:
- a CDS encoding CocE/NonD family hydrolase; this translates as MPALKSTARVEAPARAEAARVQAGLVVTSEDGVPLATDVYRPRAAPRPVVILRTYLGKAQHRAEALGWVEHGFGCIVQDVRGRYDSGGTWRPYAHERRDGCTTVEWVSRQPWCDGRVVLTGGSYGAFTAWAAAVSGHPAIRAVIASVPAMRPVDFSPGPDGGVLPLLGHVSWWLTHGDARCARDGLAAAMLEAEPDLLRHLPVADLPTQLWAPLPGWLSAATADPTAPPLFGDAELAALAVPSLHVGGWHDPYCGETLHQWATVGKAHEPRPPRGLVIGPWTHQPRGHLPSRYGERDYGSASRFPLGRFQAAWLHHVLDGEVTPDDLPRAEASHVFVTGENCWSVVDQHPTRDRHLWYVTSATGLSPTSLSATGLSAKGLSSESAGVSGQCSFPYDPGDPYPARRTPIDETDLAGRTDVARFTTTPLEAPCRWLGEARVILWASTDAPSTDWVARVLEVLPDGRSLYITHGLVDAVRALARRGEALRPDRPYRFEIPLSPMAITIPTGHRLRLEITSSAFPSYARNLASGEDRLFGRSLRSAVQTIYWSPLMPTRLILPGSLDVLDMEVAT